In Camelina sativa cultivar DH55 chromosome 16, Cs, whole genome shotgun sequence, a single window of DNA contains:
- the LOC104748997 gene encoding protein TIME FOR COFFEE-like isoform X2 (The sequence of the model RefSeq protein was modified relative to this genomic sequence to represent the inferred CDS: added 237 bases not found in genome assembly), with protein sequence MDNKNREARRSTTTMAASNGVTRRRQRLSENSREQMHQEVRDRPGKKERDPESLNRSKRRRSERFARRNEGDLEEEEEEDSSDESLGDDHVHHQKSFSSCRIPRHASSSFKVADEMIGVPVPRKARSACIKRSHDCRTSSGSGGGGFGEDRRRPSTSPGSYSFEVVSPSSKKIVNGSKSRIPKPRKSSGTVEDDLEFEIAEVLSGLKKQPLLTSMRPDDSEVKGAKKLKTEGDDSSSGVEIACNARICDSSNIDKSTTDGTKPSSAVSDIHKEKENEVRQQTRTMLDSEVSKGVSEGPQLENNIDESHSSSKLDIDLMVPPAVPSSPGRISLLPLVSDYCKGNSLNCKDKIVLKNERTPEEAQQHKTEKHEWLNLNIERPNQESGRDSNLKLQNFDWSQPQQATSAQQSSVLPFPLAVSSWPSGLSPQAYVPVIQTGKPVGGSNGSSTLLQGAPFFASQPRPKKCATHFFIARNIQLHQHFVKTSHVSTPNKCSVYLRGDDLSPAPGNPSLQGSSPVINLNSQAHDGIAENISPSEEKASERVHFASTRQKKPQPPPPSSSIVPAPAFIFPSNHHLQPVMVASKSPLPTKSPRVAVGSTSVNFSHPSSSASEASSPYFTVLPNNAYSFQLSSTIRGGTASQALPYFNGSFYSPQMFQQPPQLMQRQSPSQRESKASSFSSSSHRQPQPQPQSQVSVNSLSGQANVQQHRQQSQKSEAKAAGDNSDSRGSHNQSEGPYGQIMTAPVQQQNFSMSFASFAGGATPANLNFSSNGYHIITAPSGVQQKNHQTNDSKTGGASCSSNAEDPKKTLPGKAPVMMNGQTLVFDNPSRTLNFVSGTWPPPAATTINGDSSVFTQHHAQRQKQSGRSKMMTHSQVDSVSASSSQWKNPANSSLTSCNLKQFQSQQQIRTHGQTQISFAAPSQSQPSQEQHGRCGGSSSVTGSGSHGKAANHKVSNSKTLPLSPIPSSPAHAQEQTENSASGSTKKTSPVCGRTVPPIISSCPGHLSELKY encoded by the exons ATGGataataaaaacagagaagctCGAAGATCAACAACAACCATGGCGGCTTCTAATGGAGTAACAAGACGGAGACAGAGACTTTCag AGAATAGTCGTGAGCAGATGCATCAGGAGGTGAGGGATCGACCGGGGAAGAAAGAGCGAGATCCGGAATCGTTGAATCGGAGTAAGAGGAGACGAAGCGAGAGGTTCGCGCGGAGGAACGAGggagatttagaagaagaagaagaagaagatagctCGGATGAGAGTCTGGGAGACGACCATGTTCATCACCAGAAGAGCTTCTCGTCGTGTCGTATCCCGAGGCATGCGTCGTCGTCTTTCAAAGTCGCCGATGAAATGATCGGCGTACCTGTCCCGAGAAAAGCTCgctcag CATGTATAAAGAGGTCGCATGACTGCCGGACTTCATCGGGAAGCGGTGGCGGTGGATTCGGAGAAGACCGGCGAAGACCTTCAACTTCTCCGGGGAGCTATAGCTTCGAAGTTGTTTCACCTTCTTCGAAGAAG ATTGTAAACGGATCCAAATCGCGGATACCCAAGCCGCGGAAATCATCCGGCACGGTTGAGGACGACTTGGAGTTCGAAATAGCAGAGGTTCTATCCGGTTTGAAAAAGCAGCCTCTTCTTACCTCAATGAGACCTGACGATTCGGAGGTTAAAG GTGCCAAGAAGTTGAAAACGGAAGGTGATGATTCCTCGTCAGGTGTAGAGATCGCTTGTAATGCTAGAATCTGTGACTCATCGAACATTGATAAATCTACCACTGACGGGACTAAACCATCGTCAGCAGTCTCCGATATTCACAAGGAGAAGGAGAACGAAGTAAGGCAACAAACACGGACCATGTTGGATTCGGAGGTCTCAAAAGG GGTATCAGAGGGTCCACAATTGGAAAACAACATAGATGAGAGTCATTCCAGTAGTAAGCTCGATATTGATCTCATG GTTCCTCCAGCAGTGCCCTCCTCGCCAGGGAGAATTTCTCTTCTTCCATTGGTTTCTGACTATTGCAAG GGTAATTCTTTAAACTGCAAAGACAAGATTGTTCTCAAGAATGAGAGGACTCCAGAAGAAGCCCAACAGCATAAGACTGAGAAACACGAATGGCTGAATCTCAATATAGAGAGACCTAACCAAGAGTCCGGCAGAGATTCTAActtaaaattacagaattttgATTGGAGCCAACCCCAGCAGGCTACTTCTG CTCAGCAGAGTTCCGTCTTACCTTTTCCGCTAGCTGTAAGCAGCTGGCCTAGCGGGCTTTCTCCCCAGGC ATATGTACCCGTGATACAGACCGGTAAGCCTGTGGGTGGGAGCAATGGATCGTCTACATTACTGCAG GGTGCTCCTTTTTTTGCCTCTCAGCCTAGGCCTAAAAAGTGTGCAACACACTTTTTCATTGCTCGGAACATTCAGCTACATCAGCATTTCGTCAAAACAAGCCATGTCTCTACTCCAAACAAATGTTCTGTGTATCTTAGAGGTGATGACTTAAGCCCGGCCCCTGGAAACCCATCCTTGCAAGGAAGCTCTCCTGTTATCAATTTAAACTCCCAGGCACATGATGGAATTGCAGAAAATATTTCTCCGTCTGAGGAGAAAGCCTCTGAAAGAGTTCATTTTGCCTCGACCAGACAGAAGAAACCTCAACCACCCCCTCCATCAAGTAGTATAGTG CCTGCTCCAGCTTTCATCTTCCCCTCAAATCACCATTTGCAACCAGTCATGGTAGCTTCTAAATCACCTCTCCCAACAAAGAGCCCACGTGTGGCTGTTGGTTCAACATCGGTCAACTTCAGTCATCCAAGTTCATCAGCCAGCGAAGCTTCTTCTCCGTACTTTACAGTTCTTCCAAACAATGCATATTCCTTTCAACTGTCATCAACCATCAGAGGTGGGACTGCAAGCCAGGCGTTGCCTTACTTCAATGGGTCCTTTTATTCGCCGCAGATGTTCCAACAACCTCCTCAGCTTATGCAGAGACAAAGTCCATCTCAGAGGGAGTCAAAAGCATCAAGCTTTTCCTCATCATCCCACaggcaaccgcaaccgcaaccacAATCGCAAGTAAGTGTGAATAGCCTTTCAGGCCAAGCTAATGTTCAGCAACACCGTCAACAGTCACAAAAGTCTGAGGCTAAAGCAGCTGGAGATAACTCTGATTCAAGGGGTAGCCACAATCAGAGTGAAGGCCCATATGGCCAGATCATGACAGCCCCTGTTCAGCAACAAAACTTTTCCATGTCATTTGCATCTTTTGCCGGCGGTGCTACCCCTGCAAATCTGAATTTCTCCTCCAATGGCTACCACATCATCACTGCACCTTCTGGTGTTCAACAGAAAAACCATCAAACAAATGACTCAAAGACTGGAGGTGCAAGCTGTTCAAGCAATGCCGAAGACCCGAAAAAGACTCTTCCTGGGAAGGCTCCAGTGATGATGAATGGACAGACGCTGGTTTTTGACAATCCATCGAGAACCCTCAACTTTGTTTCTGGTACTTGGCCTCCTCCTGCAGCAACGACAATAAATGGGGACTCTTCAGTGTTTACCCAGCATCATGCACAGAGGCAGAAGCAATCTGGTCGGAGTAAAATGATGACTCATTCGCAGGTTGACTCCGTGTCTGCCTCGTCATCCCAGTGGAAAAACCCTGCAAACTCATCACTCACGTCGTGTAACCTCAAGCAGTTCCAGTCTCAGCAGCAGATAAGAACTCATGGACAGACTCAGATTTCTTTTGCTGCACCATCACAGTCGCAACCTTCTCAGGAGCAACATGGGAGA
- the LOC104748997 gene encoding protein TIME FOR COFFEE-like isoform X1 (The sequence of the model RefSeq protein was modified relative to this genomic sequence to represent the inferred CDS: added 237 bases not found in genome assembly) encodes MDNKNREARRSTTTMAASNGVTRRRQRLSENSREQMHQEVRDRPGKKERDPESLNRSKRRRSERFARRNEGDLEEEEEEDSSDESLGDDHVHHQKSFSSCRIPRHASSSFKVADEMIGVPVPRKARSACIKRSHDCRTSSGSGGGGFGEDRRRPSTSPGSYSFEVVSPSSKKIVNGSKSRIPKPRKSSGTVEDDLEFEIAEVLSGLKKQPLLTSMRPDDSEVKGAKKLKTEGDDSSSGVEIACNARICDSSNIDKSTTDGTKPSSAVSDIHKEKENEVRQQTRTMLDSEVSKGVSEGPQLENNIDESHSSSKLDIDLMVPPAVPSSPGRISLLPLVSDYCKGNSLNCKDKIVLKNERTPEEAQQHKTEKHEWLNLNIERPNQESGRDSNLKLQNFDWSQPQQATSAQQSSVLPFPLAVSSWPSGLSPQAYVPVIQTGKPVGGSNGSSTLLQQGAPFFASQPRPKKCATHFFIARNIQLHQHFVKTSHVSTPNKCSVYLRGDDLSPAPGNPSLQGSSPVINLNSQAHDGIAENISPSEEKASERVHFASTRQKKPQPPPPSSSIVPAPAFIFPSNHHLQPVMVASKSPLPTKSPRVAVGSTSVNFSHPSSSASEASSPYFTVLPNNAYSFQLSSTIRGGTASQALPYFNGSFYSPQMFQQPPQLMQRQSPSQRESKASSFSSSSHRQPQPQPQSQVSVNSLSGQANVQQHRQQSQKSEAKAAGDNSDSRGSHNQSEGPYGQIMTAPVQQQNFSMSFASFAGGATPANLNFSSNGYHIITAPSGVQQKNHQTNDSKTGGASCSSNAEDPKKTLPGKAPVMMNGQTLVFDNPSRTLNFVSGTWPPPAATTINGDSSVFTQHHAQRQKQSGRSKMMTHSQVDSVSASSSQWKNPANSSLTSCNLKQFQSQQQIRTHGQTQISFAAPSQSQPSQEQHGRCGGSSSVTGSGSHGKAANHKVSNSKTLPLSPIPSSPAHAQEQTENSASGSTKKTSPVCGRTVPPIISSCPGHLSELKY; translated from the exons ATGGataataaaaacagagaagctCGAAGATCAACAACAACCATGGCGGCTTCTAATGGAGTAACAAGACGGAGACAGAGACTTTCag AGAATAGTCGTGAGCAGATGCATCAGGAGGTGAGGGATCGACCGGGGAAGAAAGAGCGAGATCCGGAATCGTTGAATCGGAGTAAGAGGAGACGAAGCGAGAGGTTCGCGCGGAGGAACGAGggagatttagaagaagaagaagaagaagatagctCGGATGAGAGTCTGGGAGACGACCATGTTCATCACCAGAAGAGCTTCTCGTCGTGTCGTATCCCGAGGCATGCGTCGTCGTCTTTCAAAGTCGCCGATGAAATGATCGGCGTACCTGTCCCGAGAAAAGCTCgctcag CATGTATAAAGAGGTCGCATGACTGCCGGACTTCATCGGGAAGCGGTGGCGGTGGATTCGGAGAAGACCGGCGAAGACCTTCAACTTCTCCGGGGAGCTATAGCTTCGAAGTTGTTTCACCTTCTTCGAAGAAG ATTGTAAACGGATCCAAATCGCGGATACCCAAGCCGCGGAAATCATCCGGCACGGTTGAGGACGACTTGGAGTTCGAAATAGCAGAGGTTCTATCCGGTTTGAAAAAGCAGCCTCTTCTTACCTCAATGAGACCTGACGATTCGGAGGTTAAAG GTGCCAAGAAGTTGAAAACGGAAGGTGATGATTCCTCGTCAGGTGTAGAGATCGCTTGTAATGCTAGAATCTGTGACTCATCGAACATTGATAAATCTACCACTGACGGGACTAAACCATCGTCAGCAGTCTCCGATATTCACAAGGAGAAGGAGAACGAAGTAAGGCAACAAACACGGACCATGTTGGATTCGGAGGTCTCAAAAGG GGTATCAGAGGGTCCACAATTGGAAAACAACATAGATGAGAGTCATTCCAGTAGTAAGCTCGATATTGATCTCATG GTTCCTCCAGCAGTGCCCTCCTCGCCAGGGAGAATTTCTCTTCTTCCATTGGTTTCTGACTATTGCAAG GGTAATTCTTTAAACTGCAAAGACAAGATTGTTCTCAAGAATGAGAGGACTCCAGAAGAAGCCCAACAGCATAAGACTGAGAAACACGAATGGCTGAATCTCAATATAGAGAGACCTAACCAAGAGTCCGGCAGAGATTCTAActtaaaattacagaattttgATTGGAGCCAACCCCAGCAGGCTACTTCTG CTCAGCAGAGTTCCGTCTTACCTTTTCCGCTAGCTGTAAGCAGCTGGCCTAGCGGGCTTTCTCCCCAGGC ATATGTACCCGTGATACAGACCGGTAAGCCTGTGGGTGGGAGCAATGGATCGTCTACATTACTGCAG CAGGGTGCTCCTTTTTTTGCCTCTCAGCCTAGGCCTAAAAAGTGTGCAACACACTTTTTCATTGCTCGGAACATTCAGCTACATCAGCATTTCGTCAAAACAAGCCATGTCTCTACTCCAAACAAATGTTCTGTGTATCTTAGAGGTGATGACTTAAGCCCGGCCCCTGGAAACCCATCCTTGCAAGGAAGCTCTCCTGTTATCAATTTAAACTCCCAGGCACATGATGGAATTGCAGAAAATATTTCTCCGTCTGAGGAGAAAGCCTCTGAAAGAGTTCATTTTGCCTCGACCAGACAGAAGAAACCTCAACCACCCCCTCCATCAAGTAGTATAGTG CCTGCTCCAGCTTTCATCTTCCCCTCAAATCACCATTTGCAACCAGTCATGGTAGCTTCTAAATCACCTCTCCCAACAAAGAGCCCACGTGTGGCTGTTGGTTCAACATCGGTCAACTTCAGTCATCCAAGTTCATCAGCCAGCGAAGCTTCTTCTCCGTACTTTACAGTTCTTCCAAACAATGCATATTCCTTTCAACTGTCATCAACCATCAGAGGTGGGACTGCAAGCCAGGCGTTGCCTTACTTCAATGGGTCCTTTTATTCGCCGCAGATGTTCCAACAACCTCCTCAGCTTATGCAGAGACAAAGTCCATCTCAGAGGGAGTCAAAAGCATCAAGCTTTTCCTCATCATCCCACaggcaaccgcaaccgcaaccacAATCGCAAGTAAGTGTGAATAGCCTTTCAGGCCAAGCTAATGTTCAGCAACACCGTCAACAGTCACAAAAGTCTGAGGCTAAAGCAGCTGGAGATAACTCTGATTCAAGGGGTAGCCACAATCAGAGTGAAGGCCCATATGGCCAGATCATGACAGCCCCTGTTCAGCAACAAAACTTTTCCATGTCATTTGCATCTTTTGCCGGCGGTGCTACCCCTGCAAATCTGAATTTCTCCTCCAATGGCTACCACATCATCACTGCACCTTCTGGTGTTCAACAGAAAAACCATCAAACAAATGACTCAAAGACTGGAGGTGCAAGCTGTTCAAGCAATGCCGAAGACCCGAAAAAGACTCTTCCTGGGAAGGCTCCAGTGATGATGAATGGACAGACGCTGGTTTTTGACAATCCATCGAGAACCCTCAACTTTGTTTCTGGTACTTGGCCTCCTCCTGCAGCAACGACAATAAATGGGGACTCTTCAGTGTTTACCCAGCATCATGCACAGAGGCAGAAGCAATCTGGTCGGAGTAAAATGATGACTCATTCGCAGGTTGACTCCGTGTCTGCCTCGTCATCCCAGTGGAAAAACCCTGCAAACTCATCACTCACGTCGTGTAACCTCAAGCAGTTCCAGTCTCAGCAGCAGATAAGAACTCATGGACAGACTCAGATTTCTTTTGCTGCACCATCACAGTCGCAACCTTCTCAGGAGCAACATGGGAGA
- the LOC104748997 gene encoding protein TIME FOR COFFEE-like isoform X4 (The sequence of the model RefSeq protein was modified relative to this genomic sequence to represent the inferred CDS: added 237 bases not found in genome assembly): MDNKNREARRSTTTMAASNGVTRRRQRLSENSREQMHQEVRDRPGKKERDPESLNRSKRRRSERFARRNEGDLEEEEEEDSSDESLGDDHVHHQKSFSSCRIPRHASSSFKVADEMIGVPVPRKARSACIKRSHDCRTSSGSGGGGFGEDRRRPSTSPGSYSFEVVSPSSKKIVNGSKSRIPKPRKSSGTVEDDLEFEIAEVLSGLKKQPLLTSMRPDDSEVKGAKKLKTEGDDSSSGVEIACNARICDSSNIDKSTTDGTKPSSAVSDIHKEKENEVRQQTRTMLDSEVSKGVSEGPQLENNIDESHSSSKLDIDLMVPPAVPSSPGRISLLPLVSDYCKGNSLNCKDKIVLKNERTPEEAQQHKTEKHEWLNLNIERPNQESGRDSNLKLQNFDWSQPQQATSAQQSSVLPFPLAVSSWPSGLSPQAYVPVIQTGKPVGGSNGSSTLLQPRPKKCATHFFIARNIQLHQHFVKTSHVSTPNKCSVYLRGDDLSPAPGNPSLQGSSPVINLNSQAHDGIAENISPSEEKASERVHFASTRQKKPQPPPPSSSIVPAPAFIFPSNHHLQPVMVASKSPLPTKSPRVAVGSTSVNFSHPSSSASEASSPYFTVLPNNAYSFQLSSTIRGGTASQALPYFNGSFYSPQMFQQPPQLMQRQSPSQRESKASSFSSSSHRQPQPQPQSQVSVNSLSGQANVQQHRQQSQKSEAKAAGDNSDSRGSHNQSEGPYGQIMTAPVQQQNFSMSFASFAGGATPANLNFSSNGYHIITAPSGVQQKNHQTNDSKTGGASCSSNAEDPKKTLPGKAPVMMNGQTLVFDNPSRTLNFVSGTWPPPAATTINGDSSVFTQHHAQRQKQSGRSKMMTHSQVDSVSASSSQWKNPANSSLTSCNLKQFQSQQQIRTHGQTQISFAAPSQSQPSQEQHGRCGGSSSVTGSGSHGKAANHKVSNSKTLPLSPIPSSPAHAQEQTENSASGSTKKTSPVCGRTVPPIISSCPGHLSELKY, encoded by the exons ATGGataataaaaacagagaagctCGAAGATCAACAACAACCATGGCGGCTTCTAATGGAGTAACAAGACGGAGACAGAGACTTTCag AGAATAGTCGTGAGCAGATGCATCAGGAGGTGAGGGATCGACCGGGGAAGAAAGAGCGAGATCCGGAATCGTTGAATCGGAGTAAGAGGAGACGAAGCGAGAGGTTCGCGCGGAGGAACGAGggagatttagaagaagaagaagaagaagatagctCGGATGAGAGTCTGGGAGACGACCATGTTCATCACCAGAAGAGCTTCTCGTCGTGTCGTATCCCGAGGCATGCGTCGTCGTCTTTCAAAGTCGCCGATGAAATGATCGGCGTACCTGTCCCGAGAAAAGCTCgctcag CATGTATAAAGAGGTCGCATGACTGCCGGACTTCATCGGGAAGCGGTGGCGGTGGATTCGGAGAAGACCGGCGAAGACCTTCAACTTCTCCGGGGAGCTATAGCTTCGAAGTTGTTTCACCTTCTTCGAAGAAG ATTGTAAACGGATCCAAATCGCGGATACCCAAGCCGCGGAAATCATCCGGCACGGTTGAGGACGACTTGGAGTTCGAAATAGCAGAGGTTCTATCCGGTTTGAAAAAGCAGCCTCTTCTTACCTCAATGAGACCTGACGATTCGGAGGTTAAAG GTGCCAAGAAGTTGAAAACGGAAGGTGATGATTCCTCGTCAGGTGTAGAGATCGCTTGTAATGCTAGAATCTGTGACTCATCGAACATTGATAAATCTACCACTGACGGGACTAAACCATCGTCAGCAGTCTCCGATATTCACAAGGAGAAGGAGAACGAAGTAAGGCAACAAACACGGACCATGTTGGATTCGGAGGTCTCAAAAGG GGTATCAGAGGGTCCACAATTGGAAAACAACATAGATGAGAGTCATTCCAGTAGTAAGCTCGATATTGATCTCATG GTTCCTCCAGCAGTGCCCTCCTCGCCAGGGAGAATTTCTCTTCTTCCATTGGTTTCTGACTATTGCAAG GGTAATTCTTTAAACTGCAAAGACAAGATTGTTCTCAAGAATGAGAGGACTCCAGAAGAAGCCCAACAGCATAAGACTGAGAAACACGAATGGCTGAATCTCAATATAGAGAGACCTAACCAAGAGTCCGGCAGAGATTCTAActtaaaattacagaattttgATTGGAGCCAACCCCAGCAGGCTACTTCTG CTCAGCAGAGTTCCGTCTTACCTTTTCCGCTAGCTGTAAGCAGCTGGCCTAGCGGGCTTTCTCCCCAGGC ATATGTACCCGTGATACAGACCGGTAAGCCTGTGGGTGGGAGCAATGGATCGTCTACATTACTGCAG CCTAGGCCTAAAAAGTGTGCAACACACTTTTTCATTGCTCGGAACATTCAGCTACATCAGCATTTCGTCAAAACAAGCCATGTCTCTACTCCAAACAAATGTTCTGTGTATCTTAGAGGTGATGACTTAAGCCCGGCCCCTGGAAACCCATCCTTGCAAGGAAGCTCTCCTGTTATCAATTTAAACTCCCAGGCACATGATGGAATTGCAGAAAATATTTCTCCGTCTGAGGAGAAAGCCTCTGAAAGAGTTCATTTTGCCTCGACCAGACAGAAGAAACCTCAACCACCCCCTCCATCAAGTAGTATAGTG CCTGCTCCAGCTTTCATCTTCCCCTCAAATCACCATTTGCAACCAGTCATGGTAGCTTCTAAATCACCTCTCCCAACAAAGAGCCCACGTGTGGCTGTTGGTTCAACATCGGTCAACTTCAGTCATCCAAGTTCATCAGCCAGCGAAGCTTCTTCTCCGTACTTTACAGTTCTTCCAAACAATGCATATTCCTTTCAACTGTCATCAACCATCAGAGGTGGGACTGCAAGCCAGGCGTTGCCTTACTTCAATGGGTCCTTTTATTCGCCGCAGATGTTCCAACAACCTCCTCAGCTTATGCAGAGACAAAGTCCATCTCAGAGGGAGTCAAAAGCATCAAGCTTTTCCTCATCATCCCACaggcaaccgcaaccgcaaccacAATCGCAAGTAAGTGTGAATAGCCTTTCAGGCCAAGCTAATGTTCAGCAACACCGTCAACAGTCACAAAAGTCTGAGGCTAAAGCAGCTGGAGATAACTCTGATTCAAGGGGTAGCCACAATCAGAGTGAAGGCCCATATGGCCAGATCATGACAGCCCCTGTTCAGCAACAAAACTTTTCCATGTCATTTGCATCTTTTGCCGGCGGTGCTACCCCTGCAAATCTGAATTTCTCCTCCAATGGCTACCACATCATCACTGCACCTTCTGGTGTTCAACAGAAAAACCATCAAACAAATGACTCAAAGACTGGAGGTGCAAGCTGTTCAAGCAATGCCGAAGACCCGAAAAAGACTCTTCCTGGGAAGGCTCCAGTGATGATGAATGGACAGACGCTGGTTTTTGACAATCCATCGAGAACCCTCAACTTTGTTTCTGGTACTTGGCCTCCTCCTGCAGCAACGACAATAAATGGGGACTCTTCAGTGTTTACCCAGCATCATGCACAGAGGCAGAAGCAATCTGGTCGGAGTAAAATGATGACTCATTCGCAGGTTGACTCCGTGTCTGCCTCGTCATCCCAGTGGAAAAACCCTGCAAACTCATCACTCACGTCGTGTAACCTCAAGCAGTTCCAGTCTCAGCAGCAGATAAGAACTCATGGACAGACTCAGATTTCTTTTGCTGCACCATCACAGTCGCAACCTTCTCAGGAGCAACATGGGAGA